A window from Methanomassiliicoccus sp. encodes these proteins:
- a CDS encoding PRC-barrel domain-containing protein yields the protein MLEEASELMGLQVYTSNGIFLGNVNNLVIDLDNKRVDGLFVSETNPLLVEESKAVNVPFRWIQSVGDIIILKYFPKRVTTKKPAAKL from the coding sequence ATGCTAGAGGAAGCGTCTGAGCTAATGGGATTGCAGGTCTACACGTCGAACGGTATCTTCCTGGGAAACGTCAACAACCTGGTGATCGATCTTGACAACAAGCGCGTGGATGGCCTGTTCGTCAGCGAGACGAATCCCCTCCTGGTAGAGGAGTCGAAGGCTGTGAACGTGCCGTTCCGGTGGATTCAGTCGGTGGGAGACATCATCATCCTGAAGTACTTCCCCAAGAGGGTCACCACCAAGAAGCCTGCGGCGAAGCTGTAA
- the trxA gene encoding thioredoxin encodes MDEIEQIREKKRQEMLKGGPQGADWPAEPAEVNDGTFNDFIKKYSVVVVDCWAPWCGPCRMMSPVIDALAKEMQGKIAFGKLNTDMNPKVAMRFQIEAIPTLLVLKDGELVERLVGAKPKEDLARRLRAHL; translated from the coding sequence ATGGACGAGATCGAACAGATCAGGGAGAAGAAGAGGCAGGAGATGCTGAAGGGCGGGCCCCAGGGGGCTGACTGGCCGGCCGAGCCTGCTGAGGTCAATGACGGTACGTTCAACGATTTCATCAAGAAGTACTCGGTAGTGGTGGTCGACTGCTGGGCGCCGTGGTGTGGACCATGCCGGATGATGTCTCCGGTGATCGATGCGCTGGCCAAGGAGATGCAGGGTAAGATCGCCTTCGGGAAGCTGAACACCGATATGAACCCCAAGGTCGCTATGCGCTTCCAGATCGAGGCCATCCCCACCCTGCTGGTCCTTAAGGACGGGGAGCTGGTGGAGCGGCTGGTCGGCGCCAAGCCCAAGGAAGACCTCGCCAGGCGGCTGCGCGCTCACCTCTGA
- a CDS encoding ABC transporter ATP-binding protein, translating into MDGNAVSLTIQHMTKVFPKGQDQLVALQDIDLEVKDGEFVCILGPSGCGKTTLLRIIAGLESKTSGTMTLKGKNIIGPGSDRGMVFQEFALFPWRTVRRNVEFGLEVKGVSSEKRKEISQKYIDLVGLKGFEDSHPNQLSGGMKQRVGIARALANEPAILLMDEPFGALDAQTRNQMQKELLRIWSETKKTIIFITHSVDEAVFLSDRVVVLTSRPGRVRVIHKIELPRPRDRANQDFINLRKTILDELEQQRQGV; encoded by the coding sequence ATGGATGGGAATGCGGTAAGTCTAACGATCCAGCACATGACCAAGGTCTTCCCCAAGGGTCAGGACCAGCTCGTCGCACTCCAGGACATCGACCTAGAGGTCAAGGACGGCGAGTTCGTGTGCATACTGGGACCCTCGGGGTGCGGCAAGACCACACTTCTGAGGATCATTGCCGGGCTTGAGAGCAAGACATCGGGGACCATGACCCTCAAGGGCAAGAACATCATCGGACCGGGCTCGGACCGCGGGATGGTGTTCCAGGAATTCGCTCTCTTCCCTTGGAGAACAGTCCGCCGCAACGTCGAGTTCGGGTTGGAAGTGAAGGGCGTATCCTCTGAGAAAAGAAAGGAGATCTCCCAGAAGTATATCGACCTGGTCGGGCTGAAGGGTTTCGAAGATTCCCACCCCAACCAGCTTTCCGGAGGCATGAAGCAGCGTGTGGGGATCGCCCGGGCATTGGCCAACGAGCCTGCGATCCTGCTCATGGACGAACCTTTCGGAGCTTTGGACGCTCAGACCAGGAACCAGATGCAGAAGGAACTGCTCCGCATCTGGTCGGAGACGAAGAAGACCATCATATTCATCACCCACTCGGTGGATGAGGCGGTATTCCTATCTGATAGAGTCGTCGTCCTCACCTCCCGTCCGGGGAGAGTGAGGGTCATCCACAAGATAGAGCTTCCCCGACCACGGGACCGGGCCAACCAAGATTTCATCAACCTAAGGAAGACCATCCTCGATGAGCTGGAGCAGCAGCGCCAGGGCGTTTAA
- a CDS encoding FAD-dependent oxidoreductase, translating to METDITIIGLGPAGLQAAIHAARKKVKVVAVGKSEVSSLNKAEVENYLGLDKTDGTEILSKGREQAKRFGAELLEEEVVKLIKEGDAFVVVTDHEREIRSRAVVLAVGISRAKLNVPGEKEFLGKGVSYCASCDAGFFKGRPVVIIGEESEAAESASLMTEYASKVYWVHRQLKASEQMVEKARKANVEMVQAKPLRIVGEQTVTGLELEGGRKLDVNGVFIALGAKGSIELALELGIMPDPSGQIPVDGNCRTEMEMVYACGDVTGLPWQLARAVGQGCVAGDNAAKAVRAGK from the coding sequence ATGGAGACGGACATCACCATCATAGGGCTCGGTCCAGCCGGACTGCAGGCTGCAATCCACGCGGCGAGGAAAAAGGTCAAGGTCGTCGCCGTGGGGAAGAGCGAAGTGTCATCTCTCAACAAGGCCGAGGTGGAGAACTACCTGGGCCTCGACAAGACGGACGGAACGGAGATCCTGAGCAAGGGAAGGGAACAGGCCAAGAGGTTCGGCGCGGAGCTGCTGGAGGAGGAGGTCGTCAAACTCATCAAAGAGGGAGACGCCTTCGTCGTGGTCACCGACCATGAGAGGGAGATACGCTCCCGGGCGGTGGTCCTCGCGGTTGGCATCTCCCGGGCCAAGCTTAATGTTCCAGGAGAGAAGGAGTTCCTGGGGAAGGGGGTGAGCTACTGCGCCTCCTGCGATGCTGGGTTCTTCAAAGGGCGTCCGGTCGTGATAATCGGCGAGGAGAGCGAGGCCGCAGAATCGGCCTCATTGATGACGGAGTACGCGTCAAAGGTGTACTGGGTCCATCGGCAGTTGAAGGCTTCAGAGCAGATGGTGGAGAAGGCCCGCAAGGCTAACGTCGAAATGGTCCAGGCCAAGCCGCTGCGCATTGTGGGCGAGCAGACCGTCACCGGCCTGGAGCTGGAAGGTGGAAGGAAGCTGGACGTGAACGGTGTGTTCATCGCTCTGGGGGCCAAGGGGTCGATCGAGCTGGCCCTGGAGCTGGGCATCATGCCCGACCCCAGCGGCCAGATCCCGGTGGACGGCAACTGCCGCACCGAGATGGAGATGGTGTACGCCTGCGGAGACGTGACCGGCCTGCCCTGGCAGCTGGCCCGCGCCGTCGGTCAGGGTTGCGTGGCCGGCGACAACGCCGCAAAAGCGGTCCGGGCAGGGAAGTGA
- a CDS encoding tRNA (cytidine(56)-2'-O)-methyltransferase, whose protein sequence is MTEIFILRLGHRPERDKRVTTHVALTARAFGAKGIYVSTLDEELERSVRSVVKRFGGDFTITTGVKWKELLRNFEGTKVHLTMYGAHIDDALPKVRTAMTEKMLIVVGAEKVPPEVYQAATFNIGVGNQPHSEVAALAVFLDRLKEGAGLRTDFHGRMTVVPCERGKKVVNGPE, encoded by the coding sequence ATGACCGAGATATTCATCCTCAGGCTCGGCCATCGACCGGAAAGGGACAAGCGGGTGACGACCCACGTGGCCCTCACCGCCCGGGCCTTCGGGGCCAAGGGGATCTACGTGTCCACCTTGGACGAGGAGCTCGAGAGGAGCGTCAGGTCGGTCGTGAAGCGCTTCGGCGGCGATTTCACCATCACCACCGGCGTCAAGTGGAAGGAGTTATTACGCAACTTCGAAGGAACCAAGGTGCACCTGACCATGTATGGTGCGCACATCGATGATGCGCTGCCCAAGGTGCGGACTGCGATGACGGAGAAGATGCTCATCGTGGTCGGGGCGGAGAAGGTACCCCCCGAGGTGTACCAGGCAGCGACGTTCAACATCGGGGTCGGCAACCAGCCGCACTCTGAGGTGGCGGCCCTGGCGGTCTTCCTGGACCGCCTCAAGGAGGGCGCCGGACTGCGCACCGATTTCCATGGTCGCATGACCGTGGTCCCGTGCGAGCGGGGGAAGAAGGTTGTCAACGGTCCCGAATGA
- a CDS encoding HDIG domain-containing protein: MSTVPNEQECIEILRSQGTPDRVIKHVCTVTRLAVAIARRCGADIDLVRAGGLLHDVGRSRTHGIRHGVEGEAIARSLALPEPLVLIIRKHIGAGIIPEEARVLGLPELDYIPSTLEEKIVCHADNLVGDADYMTSRAAFEDFVRKGLRESGERMLAMHRELSAVCGTDVDTIAANLEPLDKSPCSKYLEMRINKWTD, translated from the coding sequence TTGTCAACGGTCCCGAATGAACAGGAATGCATCGAGATACTGCGGTCCCAGGGCACCCCGGACCGGGTAATCAAGCATGTCTGCACCGTCACCCGTCTGGCGGTGGCCATCGCCCGCCGGTGCGGGGCGGACATCGATCTAGTGCGGGCCGGGGGACTGCTGCATGATGTCGGAAGGTCGAGGACCCACGGAATTCGTCACGGGGTGGAGGGGGAAGCCATCGCCCGTTCCCTGGCCCTGCCCGAGCCGCTGGTGCTGATCATCAGGAAGCACATTGGTGCGGGAATAATTCCTGAGGAGGCCAGGGTCCTGGGCCTGCCCGAGCTGGACTACATCCCATCTACATTGGAAGAGAAGATCGTTTGCCACGCCGACAACCTGGTGGGGGATGCAGATTATATGACTTCGCGCGCTGCCTTCGAAGACTTCGTGAGGAAAGGGCTGCGTGAATCGGGTGAGCGCATGCTGGCCATGCATCGTGAGCTGTCGGCGGTGTGTGGAACGGACGTTGATACAATCGCCGCAAACCTCGAGCCATTGGATAAGAGTCCCTGCTCGAAGTACCTTGAGATGAGGATCAACAAGTGGACCGACTGA
- a CDS encoding ABC transporter permease — translation MTNTQEPGRSFRSFIGLKRDQASDYILYAISIIGFIAIWWIGSIILNKPYLPAPPLVLDAFIKSFNKDPATGLPMMQQVFASLGRFVVGFLLALLVAVPLGLAMGYSRIADGLGKPIAEMLRPIPPIAWVPLFFIALGLYWGPVAVIFLGAFFPILSNVIFGVKSVETTLMDAAKTLGANRRTIFTKVVFPYTIPYLMTGVTVGLGIAWMCIVAAEMIGARGGGIGAIININGSIGLYEYMFAGMLMIAILGIATTGASKLIEKRVSIWMGMR, via the coding sequence ATGACAAACACTCAGGAGCCAGGCCGCTCTTTCCGGTCTTTTATCGGCTTGAAGCGTGATCAGGCATCTGACTACATACTCTATGCCATTTCCATCATTGGATTCATAGCCATATGGTGGATCGGTTCGATAATTCTGAATAAACCATATCTGCCCGCACCACCGCTGGTGCTGGATGCTTTCATCAAGTCCTTCAACAAGGACCCTGCCACCGGCCTGCCGATGATGCAGCAGGTTTTTGCAAGCCTGGGTAGGTTCGTCGTCGGGTTCTTGCTAGCCCTGCTCGTGGCGGTGCCGTTGGGGCTGGCCATGGGTTACTCTCGCATAGCCGACGGCTTGGGCAAGCCGATAGCCGAGATGCTAAGGCCCATCCCCCCCATTGCCTGGGTGCCCCTGTTCTTCATCGCCCTGGGGCTGTACTGGGGACCGGTGGCGGTCATATTCCTGGGAGCATTCTTCCCTATACTGTCCAACGTCATCTTCGGGGTCAAGAGCGTGGAGACGACTCTCATGGACGCGGCCAAGACACTGGGAGCGAACCGAAGGACGATCTTCACCAAGGTTGTCTTCCCGTACACCATCCCATATCTGATGACCGGCGTGACTGTAGGTCTCGGCATCGCTTGGATGTGCATAGTGGCAGCCGAGATGATCGGCGCCAGGGGCGGCGGGATCGGTGCGATCATCAATATCAACGGTTCGATCGGCCTCTATGAATATATGTTCGCTGGAATGCTCATGATCGCCATCCTAGGTATTGCGACCACGGGCGCCTCCAAGCTCATCGAGAAGAGGGTCTCAATATGGATGGGAATGCGGTAA
- a CDS encoding ABC transporter substrate-binding protein, which translates to MKRSYIIAAVLVVAVVVIAAVAWATIPSTSEKTIKYTTVAPKLQADAIAQGSIAGGISWEPYSSQAVMSGNAHVLYWSSEIWPDHPCCVVVASNAFAQAHPDVVKAFLKANDLANAWIADAIAHPDSANYTLLLQMGAEFSNTNNSVVADSLDHTKFTDQLSSSFIDGLKNFTNDFIQLNQTSEAKLTSAGYSSVDDFIGKYVDASYLNSIGDVQPTTTMTEVKVGYLAGDLHQFARLVAMNATVGGGTSLFHQYGINAVAASPGGFAAGPAEMDAFAANSVDIGYLGAPPAILKHLNNGVQVKIIAGANTEGSALVVSNDIKTFADLNGKVIGDPGLGSIQHLLLQAIAEKNGYNVVAA; encoded by the coding sequence ATGAAGAGAAGTTACATTATTGCTGCTGTACTAGTGGTCGCGGTAGTCGTCATCGCCGCGGTGGCGTGGGCGACAATACCGTCTACTTCGGAAAAGACGATCAAGTACACGACCGTTGCTCCCAAGTTGCAGGCTGATGCTATAGCTCAGGGCAGCATCGCGGGAGGCATATCATGGGAACCATACTCCTCACAGGCCGTGATGTCCGGTAACGCTCACGTGCTCTACTGGTCTAGTGAGATCTGGCCCGACCATCCGTGCTGTGTTGTGGTCGCCAGCAATGCGTTCGCCCAAGCCCACCCCGATGTGGTAAAGGCGTTCCTGAAGGCTAACGACCTAGCGAATGCCTGGATCGCTGATGCCATCGCTCACCCTGACAGCGCCAACTACACCCTGCTCCTGCAGATGGGTGCGGAGTTCAGCAACACCAACAACAGCGTGGTCGCGGACTCTCTGGACCACACCAAGTTCACCGACCAATTGTCGTCCTCGTTCATCGACGGACTGAAGAACTTCACCAACGACTTCATCCAGCTGAACCAGACCAGTGAGGCCAAGCTGACCTCTGCCGGCTACTCTTCGGTCGATGACTTCATCGGCAAGTATGTGGACGCATCATACCTGAACTCGATCGGTGATGTCCAGCCTACCACGACAATGACCGAGGTCAAGGTAGGATACCTTGCCGGTGACCTGCACCAGTTCGCTCGCCTGGTGGCCATGAACGCCACCGTGGGCGGCGGGACCTCCCTGTTCCATCAGTATGGCATAAATGCCGTCGCTGCCAGTCCCGGTGGATTTGCCGCCGGCCCGGCCGAGATGGACGCTTTCGCCGCCAACAGCGTGGATATTGGCTATCTTGGTGCCCCGCCCGCCATCCTGAAGCACCTGAACAACGGCGTCCAGGTGAAGATTATCGCCGGTGCCAACACCGAGGGTTCCGCCCTGGTGGTGTCCAATGACATCAAGACCTTCGCGGACCTGAACGGCAAGGTCATCGGCGACCCCGGGCTGGGTTCCATCCAGCACTTGCTTCTGCAGGCCATAGCGGAGAAGAACGGCTATAATGTCGTGGCGGCTTAA
- a CDS encoding helix-turn-helix domain-containing protein — translation MFELNVESNTPLTPLKDVDDIALQFLTHIGYLPKGYNPKTNVIDTQDSVPYRLFMECFMRNMKRAWLVDELAAHLSTTKPTIYRHLNKLKAIDILEEIETERDGSVKKGYRIRYGDLRKAWSFTEANVEMAMQNYRLTVEHFQKLVEEESKWQ, via the coding sequence ATGTTCGAGCTCAATGTCGAGAGCAACACCCCCTTGACTCCGTTGAAGGACGTTGACGACATCGCCCTGCAATTCCTCACCCACATCGGGTACCTCCCCAAGGGATATAATCCCAAGACCAACGTAATCGATACGCAGGACAGCGTGCCGTACCGGCTGTTCATGGAATGCTTCATGCGGAACATGAAGCGGGCGTGGCTCGTGGACGAGCTGGCCGCCCACCTAAGCACGACCAAGCCAACCATCTACCGCCACCTGAACAAGCTCAAGGCCATAGACATCCTCGAGGAGATCGAGACTGAGAGGGACGGTTCGGTCAAGAAAGGCTACCGCATCCGGTACGGTGACCTGAGGAAGGCGTGGAGCTTCACCGAGGCCAACGTGGAGATGGCCATGCAGAACTACCGCCTGACGGTGGAGCACTTCCAAAAGCTCGTAGAGGAGGAATCGAAATGGCAATGA
- a CDS encoding helix-turn-helix domain-containing protein, with translation MSLENELVAGILREEGGFRDSLRKVLEEDLKMSIHEFCSQTGLSPSTIYKIMQDQREPNLRTVRDIIRAVRRMETKPHGNFIAVIAARPVLSRIEERTVKVGERDVRVKEYPANSMEDAIVAAVMAEKDGALAIVCAPIVAPTIQKILTIPVSIVIPRDSIARAIEVAAQKTL, from the coding sequence ATGTCCCTGGAGAACGAATTGGTGGCAGGAATATTGCGGGAAGAGGGCGGGTTCCGAGATTCGCTGAGGAAGGTTCTAGAAGAGGATCTCAAGATGAGCATTCACGAATTCTGCTCCCAGACCGGGCTGTCGCCGTCGACGATCTACAAAATAATGCAGGACCAGAGGGAGCCCAACCTTCGCACGGTGAGAGACATCATCCGGGCCGTCCGCCGCATGGAGACCAAGCCGCACGGTAACTTCATAGCCGTCATCGCCGCCCGCCCGGTGCTCAGCCGGATCGAGGAGCGGACGGTTAAGGTCGGAGAGCGTGACGTAAGGGTCAAGGAATACCCGGCCAACAGCATGGAGGACGCGATCGTCGCCGCGGTGATGGCGGAGAAGGACGGGGCGCTGGCGATTGTGTGTGCGCCCATCGTTGCGCCTACTATCCAGAAGATCTTGACCATCCCGGTCTCCATTGTCATTCCCCGGGATAGCATCGCGCGGGCCATCGAGGTAGCCGCCCAGAAGACCCTGTGA
- a CDS encoding tRNA uridine(34) 5-carboxymethylaminomethyl modification radical SAM/GNAT enzyme Elp3, with the protein MGYHEDLIRLMLEGEVKDKEALQRAKIELCRRYGLNRVPPNSETLSLVEAQHLATVNEILRRKPVRTLSGVAVVAVMTSPAPCPHGKCIFCPGGVESGSPQSYTGKEPAARRGASYEFDPYAQVRGRMEQLEEIGHGTDKIDLIVMGGTFTSRPVEYQVEFVKRCFDAMNLSPSADLEDAQVMNENAPHRCVGLTVETRPDALTEEQVAVSMRLGMTRVEMGVQILDDGILRAVNRGHGLQAVVDATAVAKRAGLKVCYHLMPGLPGSSPAKDLDSFRRVFEDPAFRPDMLKLYPTLVVKGTKLFEMWQQGEYAPYTTDEAVELMAEMKRLVPPWVRIQRIQRDIPVPLIEAGVDKGHLRELIKERMRSKGHECRCIRCREVGLKGVKDYRPEDVVMTETAYQASGGDETFIAFELPEQDALVGYARLRTGDGPVAGLRELKVFGRMVPIKKQGGGWQHRGYGKELVARAEEVARDKGCEAIRVTSGVGVREYYRSLRYSRDGMYMKKTLGRP; encoded by the coding sequence TTGGGATATCACGAGGACCTCATCCGCCTGATGCTGGAGGGCGAGGTCAAGGACAAGGAGGCCCTCCAGCGGGCCAAGATTGAGCTGTGCCGCCGTTACGGCCTTAATAGGGTACCGCCGAACTCGGAGACCCTCTCCCTGGTCGAGGCTCAGCACCTAGCCACGGTTAACGAGATCCTGCGCCGCAAGCCAGTGAGAACCCTGTCGGGTGTGGCGGTGGTGGCGGTGATGACCTCCCCGGCCCCCTGCCCTCACGGCAAGTGCATCTTCTGCCCCGGGGGAGTGGAGAGCGGATCGCCGCAGTCCTACACTGGCAAGGAGCCGGCGGCTCGCCGGGGCGCATCCTACGAGTTCGATCCCTACGCGCAGGTCAGAGGACGCATGGAGCAACTGGAGGAGATCGGCCACGGGACGGACAAGATCGACCTGATAGTCATGGGAGGCACTTTCACCTCCCGCCCGGTCGAGTACCAGGTGGAGTTCGTCAAGCGCTGCTTCGACGCCATGAACCTCTCACCATCCGCAGATCTGGAGGATGCCCAGGTGATGAACGAGAACGCACCCCACCGCTGCGTCGGCCTGACGGTGGAGACGCGGCCGGATGCCCTGACCGAGGAGCAGGTGGCGGTGTCCATGCGTCTCGGGATGACCAGAGTGGAGATGGGGGTGCAGATTCTCGACGACGGGATCCTCAGGGCGGTCAACCGCGGCCACGGACTGCAGGCTGTGGTCGACGCCACCGCGGTGGCCAAGCGGGCCGGCCTCAAGGTGTGCTACCACTTGATGCCTGGGCTCCCCGGCTCGTCGCCGGCCAAGGACCTCGATTCCTTCCGCCGCGTGTTCGAGGATCCCGCCTTCCGGCCGGACATGCTGAAGCTGTATCCCACCCTGGTGGTGAAGGGGACAAAGCTTTTCGAGATGTGGCAGCAGGGCGAGTACGCGCCGTACACGACCGATGAGGCGGTGGAGCTGATGGCGGAGATGAAGCGTCTGGTGCCGCCATGGGTTCGCATCCAGAGGATCCAGCGGGACATCCCGGTACCGCTGATCGAGGCCGGGGTGGACAAAGGCCACCTGAGAGAGCTGATCAAGGAGCGCATGCGCTCCAAGGGCCACGAATGCCGATGCATCCGCTGCCGCGAGGTCGGTCTCAAGGGAGTGAAGGACTACCGGCCGGAGGACGTGGTGATGACCGAGACGGCGTACCAGGCCTCGGGCGGAGATGAAACCTTCATCGCTTTCGAGTTGCCGGAACAGGATGCCCTGGTGGGGTACGCCCGCCTGAGGACGGGCGACGGACCGGTGGCCGGGCTGCGTGAGCTGAAGGTCTTCGGTCGCATGGTGCCGATAAAGAAGCAGGGCGGAGGGTGGCAGCACCGCGGGTACGGCAAGGAGCTGGTGGCCCGGGCGGAGGAGGTGGCCCGGGACAAGGGGTGCGAGGCCATC
- a CDS encoding ABC transporter ATP-binding protein: protein MAAIEVRNLRKEYSAVNALDGVTFSVPEGTFFGCFGPNGAGKSTLLKVLTGQICPTSGEARVLDLDVRGNGIKIREEVGIVPEVESPPSYLTAYEFLYFVAEVRKIGNIEDRIDRWLSFFDLESTKGTLCKDLSKGMRQKVMLSAAFMHEPRLLFLDEPFVNLDPIYQHKLREYLIELREEGRTIFLCSHILDIAQKLCQEMVIINHGKVIAAGSVAELTQKEDLESLFLRMVTDDAPA, encoded by the coding sequence GTGGCAGCCATCGAGGTCCGCAATCTGCGCAAGGAGTATTCCGCCGTTAATGCCCTGGACGGGGTGACGTTCTCGGTGCCGGAGGGGACCTTCTTTGGCTGCTTTGGTCCCAACGGTGCGGGAAAGAGCACCCTGCTGAAGGTGCTCACCGGCCAGATCTGTCCGACCTCCGGGGAGGCCCGCGTCCTGGATCTAGATGTCCGGGGGAACGGGATCAAGATACGCGAGGAGGTGGGTATCGTCCCGGAGGTGGAGTCTCCCCCCAGCTATCTGACCGCGTATGAGTTCCTGTACTTCGTGGCCGAGGTCAGGAAGATAGGTAACATCGAGGACCGCATCGATCGATGGCTGAGCTTCTTCGACCTCGAATCGACCAAAGGTACTCTGTGCAAGGACCTCTCCAAGGGTATGCGCCAGAAGGTGATGCTCTCGGCGGCGTTCATGCATGAGCCTCGACTACTGTTCTTGGACGAGCCCTTCGTGAATCTCGATCCTATCTACCAGCACAAGCTCAGAGAGTACCTCATCGAGCTCCGCGAGGAGGGCAGAACCATCTTCCTGTGCTCGCACATCCTGGACATCGCCCAGAAACTTTGCCAGGAGATGGTGATCATCAACCACGGCAAGGTGATCGCCGCCGGGAGCGTGGCCGAGCTGACCCAGAAGGAGGACCTAGAGTCCCTCTTCCTGCGCATGGTGACCGACGATGCACCTGCTTAA
- a CDS encoding ArsR family transcriptional regulator, whose product MNRIKVINEPSELVPMLRAVDTKVKREVLKEVTLEWRTTKEVEAKFGPEGADALKFFEKMKLVETRWQSTSGSFPEKAYHTYYTSFHINASWPVYEISDVLAAAMMPEEEFEVLEKQIFKEVGPEGRFAGDIAEKLGITSTMLRSLVKRSVRLDYRGHRIERLKE is encoded by the coding sequence ATGAATAGAATCAAGGTTATCAACGAACCATCGGAACTTGTACCGATGTTGCGGGCCGTTGATACCAAGGTAAAAAGAGAGGTTTTAAAGGAGGTGACGCTTGAATGGCGAACCACCAAAGAGGTGGAGGCCAAGTTCGGGCCGGAGGGTGCCGACGCCCTCAAGTTTTTCGAGAAGATGAAGCTCGTGGAGACCAGGTGGCAGTCGACCAGCGGGTCGTTCCCCGAGAAGGCATATCACACCTATTACACCTCTTTTCACATCAACGCTTCATGGCCGGTGTATGAGATATCCGACGTCCTCGCCGCGGCGATGATGCCGGAGGAAGAGTTCGAGGTCCTGGAGAAGCAGATATTCAAGGAAGTCGGGCCGGAGGGCCGCTTCGCCGGGGACATCGCCGAGAAGCTCGGCATCACTTCTACCATGCTGCGCAGCCTGGTCAAGCGCTCGGTCCGTCTTGATTACCGGGGCCATCGCATAGAGCGCCTCAAGGAGTGA